In Hemiscyllium ocellatum isolate sHemOce1 chromosome 33, sHemOce1.pat.X.cur, whole genome shotgun sequence, the following are encoded in one genomic region:
- the LOC132831354 gene encoding ER lumen protein-retaining receptor 3, translating to MNAFRLSGDLSHLLAILILLGKMWKSKSCAGISGKSQLLFALVFTTRYLDLFTTFISVYNTTMKIIFLLCIYMTVYLIYIKYSSTFDRENDTFRVEFVLVPVAGLSFLVNHDYAPLEILWTFSIYLESVAILPQLFMITKTGEAETITTHYLFFLGLYRALYLANWIWRYHTEGFFDQIAVVAGVVQTIFYCDFFYLYVTKVLKGKNLSLPLPV from the exons ATGAACGCGTTCAGACTGTCCGGGGACCTCTCCCACTTACTGGCCATTCTTATCCTCCTGGGGAAGATGTGGAAATCCAAATCCTGCgctg GTATTTCTGGGAAGAGTCAGCTTCTCTTTGCTCTGGTGTTTACGACACGTTACTTGGATTTATTCACCACATTCATCTCAGTCTACAACACCACCATGAAG ATCATATTTCTGCTCTGTATCTACATGACTGTTTACCTGATCTACATCAAATACAGCTCCACCTTTGACCGGGAGAATGACACATTCCGCGTGGAGTTTGTCCTGGTCCCTGTCGCTGGTCTGTCCTTCCTTGTCAACCATGACTACGCTCCATTGGAG ATTCTTTGGACCTTCTCCATTTATCTAGAATCCGTTGCGATTTTGCCCCAGCTCTTCATGATCACCAAAACCGGTGAGGCTGAGACAATCACCACCCATTACCTCTTCTTCCTGGGGCTTTACCGGGCACTGTATCTAGCCAATTGGATTTGGCGGTACCACACAGAAGGCTTCTTTGATCAGATTGCTGTTGTGGCTGGTGTCGTGCAGACCATCTTTTACTGTGACTTCTTCTACCTCTACGTCACAAAAG